Proteins from one Rosa chinensis cultivar Old Blush chromosome 7, RchiOBHm-V2, whole genome shotgun sequence genomic window:
- the LOC112178616 gene encoding receptor-like protein EIX2, which yields MSSCKVGPTFPEWILTQTSLTGLYLSNAGLSGSLPIKVWDLFSSISTLDLSMNQIHGKLPNLSRTSLISVDLSSNIFSGALPSISPMLQELDLWNNMFSGPLSSFCAILHSPRMSYLDFSENLLSGELPNCFMQFRDLEMLNLGKNKLFGTIPSWLGNLNRIRLLRLHGNNFSGEVPSLENCTDLAVVDLGDNNLSGQIPTWMGQSLTNLAILRLRSNEFNGIIPFSLCRLATIHVLDLSHNNISGGLPHCFNNITALADDYISESIILELVWKGIEIEFGENLAGMRSIDMSRNYLVGEIPQSIASMTELISLNLSRNYLTGNLPENFGNMKMLESLDLSRNQISGKIPASFLRLNFLGVLDVSHNHLSGRIPLGTQLQSFNDSAYIGNLGLCGPPLTQICPGDGITQDDGIMRGSETDNKEHDNDGLINLGFFISRFSTVLGFVSGFWIVCGSLLLKSSWRYAYFKFLDDSKDLIYVKMAVAKGKLQRSLQR from the coding sequence ATGTCCTCTTGTAAGGTGGGCCCAACTTTTCCGGAGTGGATTCTAACGCAAACAAGTCTTACCGGTCTTTATCTCTCTAATGCTGGACTATCAGGATCATTACCTATCAAAGTTTGGGATCTATTTTCTAGCATATCTACGTTAGATCTCTCCATGAACCAAATCCATGGGAAACTGCCAAATCTGTCAAGAACTAGCTTGATTTCTGTTGACTTGTCTTCCAATATATTTTCTGGTGCATTGCCATCAATATCTCCGATGCTCCAGGAGTTGGATCTCTGGAACAACATGTTTTCTGGGCCTTTGTCTTCCTTCTGTGCAATACTGCACTCTCCAAGGATGTCTTATCTCGACTTTTCTGAGAACCTACTGTCAGGGGAGCTTCCTAATTGTTTCATGCAATTTCGAGACTTGGAAATGTTGAATCTAGGAAAGAATAAATTATTTGGGACAATACCAAGCTGGTTAGGCAATCTAAACAGAATTCGGCTGTTGCGTTTACATGGAAACAACTTTTCAGGAGAAGTGCCTTCTTTAGAAAACTGTACAGATTTAGCAGTTGTTGACCTTGGGGATAATAACCTCTCTGGTCAAATACCAACATGGATGGGGCAAAGCCTAACAAATTTGGCGATTTTACGCTTACGGTCCAATGAGTTTAATGGAATCATACCCTTCTCCCTGTGCCGTCTAGCTACCATTCATGTCTTGGACCTCTCTCACAACAATATTTCCGGAGGCTTGCCACATTGCTTTAATAACATAACCGCTTTGGCTGATGATTATATTAGTGAATCTATCATTTTAGAACTCGTGTGGAAGGGAATAGAAATCGAGTTTGGGGAAAATCTTGCTGGTATGAGAAGCATTGACATGTCAAGAAACTATTTGGTGGGGGAAATTCCGCAGAGTATAGCAAGTATGACAGAGTTGATTTCACTGAATCTGTCAAGAAACTATTTGACAGGAAACCTTCCCGAAAACTTTGGTAACATGAAGATGTTGGAATCTCTTGATTTGTCAAGAAACCAGATATCTGGGAAAATTCCAGCAAGTTTTTTGAGACTAAACTTTCTCGGAGTCTTAGACGTATCACACAACCACTTGTCAGGAAGAATTCCGCTAGGCACCCAACTTCAGAGTTTTAATGATTCTGCATATATTGGAAATCTTGGACTTTGTGGACCACCACTGACACAAATTTGCCCAGGAGATGGAATAACTCAAGATGATGGAATCATGAGAGGCAGTGAAACTGATAACAAGGAACATGATAATGATGGTCTCATAAACCTGGGATTCTTTATCAGTAGATTCAGTACAGTATTGGGATTTGTCAGTGGATTCTGGATAGTCTGTGGCAGTTTACTACTGAAGAGCTCTTGGAGATACGCCTATTTCAAATTCTTGGATGATTCAAAAGATTTGATTTATGTCAAAATGGCTGTGGCTAAGGGAAAATTGCAGAGGAGCCTTCAAAGATAA